The Myxococcota bacterium genome has a segment encoding these proteins:
- a CDS encoding D-aminoacylase — MLDVVIRGGTVVDGTGAPARRADVGIRGDRIVAIGDVAERGAQEIDATGRVVAPGFIDVHTHYDAQVFWDGTLSPSPFHGVTTIFGGNCGFSIAPLSPDAGGYLMRMLARVEGMPLESLEKGVPWDWQAFGEYLDRLEGRIAVNAGFMVGHSALRRVVMGERAVGSEATAEELASMKALLARSLAEGGMGFSSTISPTHNDGEGNPVPSRHAAREEHVELARVCRDHPGTTVEFLPGVGPHSDASRELMVDVSLAANRPVNWNVMAVSSGNTDLTKAQLETSDYARARGAEIVALTVPQTMTIRINLHSGFVFDALADWDSFFRLPVEERIEKLRDPAYRKWLDERAGSEDSGIMRGIAANWGAMRIDQVMSPENAGCAGRTVGEVAAERGTTPFDTLCDIAIADGLKTSFMPPTGLDDAETWRLRGQAWADDRTVIGASDAGAHLDMIDTFAFSTQVLGNGVRKHGAIPLEEAVRQLTDVPARLYGLKERGRLAEGWFADVVVFDPATVDTGPTYVREDLPAGAGRLYADAVGIDHVLVNGVEIVRGREHTGAFPGTVLRSGRDTDTVTVPGGGR; from the coding sequence ATGCTCGATGTCGTGATTCGGGGCGGAACGGTCGTCGACGGAACGGGAGCGCCCGCGCGCCGCGCCGACGTCGGCATTCGCGGCGACCGCATCGTCGCGATCGGCGACGTGGCCGAGCGCGGTGCGCAGGAGATCGACGCGACGGGCCGAGTGGTCGCGCCGGGCTTCATCGACGTCCACACGCACTACGACGCGCAGGTGTTCTGGGACGGCACGCTCTCGCCGTCGCCCTTCCACGGCGTCACGACGATCTTCGGCGGCAACTGCGGCTTCAGCATCGCGCCGCTCTCCCCCGACGCGGGCGGCTACCTCATGCGCATGCTCGCGCGCGTCGAGGGCATGCCGCTCGAGAGCCTCGAGAAGGGCGTGCCCTGGGACTGGCAGGCCTTCGGCGAGTACCTCGACCGGCTCGAAGGTCGCATCGCGGTGAACGCGGGATTCATGGTCGGGCACTCGGCGCTGCGGCGCGTCGTGATGGGCGAGCGCGCCGTCGGCAGCGAGGCGACCGCGGAGGAGCTCGCCTCGATGAAGGCGCTGCTCGCGCGCTCGCTCGCCGAGGGCGGCATGGGCTTCTCGTCGACCATCTCGCCCACGCACAACGACGGCGAGGGCAACCCCGTGCCCTCGCGGCACGCGGCGCGCGAGGAGCACGTCGAGCTCGCGCGCGTCTGCCGCGACCACCCCGGGACGACGGTCGAGTTCCTCCCCGGCGTCGGCCCGCACAGCGACGCCTCGCGCGAGCTCATGGTCGACGTGTCGCTCGCCGCGAACCGGCCGGTGAACTGGAACGTGATGGCGGTGAGCAGCGGCAACACCGACCTCACGAAGGCCCAGCTCGAGACGTCCGACTACGCGCGCGCGCGCGGCGCCGAGATCGTCGCGCTGACCGTTCCGCAGACGATGACGATCCGCATCAATCTCCACTCGGGCTTCGTGTTCGACGCGCTCGCGGACTGGGACTCGTTCTTCCGGCTGCCCGTCGAGGAGCGGATCGAGAAGCTGCGCGACCCGGCCTATCGCAAGTGGCTCGACGAGCGCGCCGGCTCCGAGGACTCGGGCATCATGAGGGGCATCGCCGCGAACTGGGGCGCGATGCGGATCGACCAGGTGATGAGCCCGGAGAACGCGGGCTGCGCGGGCCGGACGGTGGGCGAGGTGGCGGCCGAGCGCGGCACGACGCCGTTCGACACGCTCTGCGACATCGCGATCGCCGACGGCCTCAAGACCTCGTTCATGCCGCCCACCGGGCTCGACGACGCCGAGACCTGGCGGCTGCGCGGGCAGGCCTGGGCGGACGACCGCACGGTGATCGGCGCGTCCGACGCGGGCGCGCACCTCGACATGATCGACACCTTCGCGTTCTCGACGCAGGTGCTGGGCAACGGCGTGCGCAAGCACGGCGCGATCCCGCTCGAGGAGGCGGTCCGGCAGCTGACCGACGTGCCGGCGCGGCTCTACGGCCTGAAGGAGCGCGGCCGCCTCGCGGAGGGCTGGTTCGCCGACGTCGTCGTCTTCGACCCGGCCACCGTCGACACGGGCCCGACGTACGTGCGCGAGGATCTCCCGGCCGGTGCGGGGCGCCTGTACGCCGACGCCGTCGGCATCGACCACGTGCTCGTGAACGGCGTCGAGATCGTGCGCGGGCGCGAGCACACCGGCGCGTTCCCGGGCACCGTGCTGCGCTCCGGCCGCGACACGGACACGGTGACGGTGCCCGGCGGCGGTCGTTAG